GGCGCAGGCGCTCGGCCAGTTCGCTGACAAAGGCGGTGCGCGGCGCAAAACCGAAATCAGCCAGCAGGGGCGTGATGTCAACCGTCTGGATCAGTGTTTCCCACCAGGCCTGCAGGCGCGCCTGAAGTTCGGGCTGCTTCTGCACGGCCTCGATGAACGCCTGCACCCGCGCCACGGCGGCCTGGACGGAGGCCTTGTCGCCGCGAATCCATTCAAACAGCTTGATCAGCCAGACATGGCGGTCCGCCAGCTCGGCCGCCGGGTCCAGCGCCCTGAGCAGCTGGGTCAGGTCCTTCATCGCAGGTTGCACCGTCACCCGGTTAGTGCAGGACGCGCCCGGAAGGACTGCTGCCGTTCATCGCCTCCAGCACAAACAGGGGAACCACCACCTCGAAGCGCTCGCCGTCCTCGGCCACGAAAAAGTAGCTGCCGTGCATGGTGCCGCTGGGGGTGCGCAGCCGCGAGCCGCTGGTGTACTGGAACGATTCGCCGGGTTTGAGCAGGGGCTGCTGGCCGACCACGCCCAGGCCCTTGACCTCTTCGTTGTGGCCGTTGGCGTCGCTGATGATCCAGTGCCGCGAAATCAGCTGCGCCGCGACTTCGCCGGTGTTGGTCACGGTGACGGTGTAGGAAAAGCCATACAGCCCGTGCTCCGGCGCCGATTGCTCAGGCAGGTATTGGGGCAGGACTTCGCAGGAAAATTGGTATTTGGACATGGGGCATGGCATGAAAATCGGTTTGGCTGCCATGTTAACCGCCCCGGTCCGGGCTCTGCCAGCCGCTTGCCTGGCCCGCTGATGTAGCGCCCGCTTGCTGCGACAATCCTGCGCATGCCTAAAACCCTGCCCACTTACCGCATTGCCCCCTCCCTGTTGTCAGCCGATTTTGCCCGCCTGGGTGACGAGCTGAAAGCCGTCATTGCCGGCGGCGCCGACTGGATTCACTTTGACGTGATGGACAACCATTACGTGCCGAACCTGACCTTCGGTCCGATGATTTGTCAGGCGCTCAAGCCGCACGCCAAGCGCGCCGACGGCACGGCCGTGCCGATTGACGTGCACCTGATGGTGCAGCCCGTTGACAGCCTGGCCGCCGCCTTTGCCGATGCCGGCGCCGACCTGATCAGCTTTCACCCCGAAGCGTCAAGCCATGTGCACCGCAGCGTGCAGGCCATCAAGGCCAAGGGCTGCAAGGCCGGGCTGGTGTTCAACCCGGCCACGCCGCTGGACGTGCTGGACTGGACGATTGACGACATCGACCTGATTTTGATCATGAGCGTCAACCCCGGCTTTGGCGGCCAGAGTTTCATCGACTCGGCGCTGCGCAAGATCGAGCAGGCGAGAAAGCGCATCGACGCGTCGGGCCGTGACATTCGCCTGGAAGTCGATGGCGGCATCAAGATTGACAACATCCGCCGGGTGGCCGACGCGGGCGCCGACACCTTCGTGGCCGGCAGCGCGATTTTCGGCAAGCCCGATTACAAGGCGGTGATTGACGCGATGCGCGGGGCGCTGCAGGCCTGAACCGCGCCAGGACATTCCGGGTTACGCAAGGTCGGATGAGGCTGCGCTGGCGCTGCTTACGCGGTCAAAGCTGCGCAGCACCGCCACCACCACGATGGCCGCGACCGGGCCGGCGAACGGATGAACGATGAACACCACAATGGGCGCCACCATCACCAGGTGGCGAAGCCCCCAGCTGTACAGCAGTCCGGCCCGGCGTACATAGGCCGTGCCCGAGGCTGACCAGCGCTGCCTTGGCGCCGAGCCGACCGGCATCGCGCAAATGAAACTGGCATGGTTGTAGTAACGCACGGCCATCGCCGAGCACACCAGCGAGGCAAACAGCAGCGTCATCAGCATCAGTTCGAGGGCCAGCCGTGGCGTGAAGGCCAGCCCGCCGGCGCCTGCATCGCCCAGGCTGGACCGCAGATAGGGTGCGGCCAGCGTGACCGTTCCCATCAGCCCCAGCACTGCCGTGGAGGCGGTCATGGTGGCCGACATCAGTGAATTGCGCAGCGTCTGCACGGCGAGGATTTCCGAGCCTGGATGCCCGGAGACCGCCGTGAACCATTCTTCGCGAAGCGAGGCATGGGCGCTTCTGGCCAGGCGTTCCGGTGTGTGCCGCTGCGCCAGCACAACAGCAGCTTCATACAGAAGCAGTGTGGCCACGGTCGCGACTGCGGCCAGCCAGGTGGCGGTGCTTGTCATGCCTTGATCTCAGCGGGTGCGCAGGGCTGGCGACTGCTTTTTCCATTCGACCAGTTCGAACAGGCCCATGCCGGCGAGCATGGCGACCACGAAGACCACCGCCTTGGCCTCGCCCATGCCCAGTGCGACCAGCGCCGGCCCGGGACAGAAGCCGGCGATGCCCCAGCCGATGCCGAAGAGCGTGCTGCCGATGACCAGCCGGCGGTCGATTTGGCGCGCCGTCGGCAGCTTCAGGGCGGCGCCCAGCAGCGACGCGTTGCGCCTGCGGGCGATTGAAAACGCCACAGCGCTCACGGCGACCGCCCCGCCCATCACCAGGGCCAGCGACGGATCCCAGCGCCCGGACAGGTCGAGGAAACCCAGCACCTTGGCCGGATTGGCCATGCCGGAAATCATCAGGCCGATACCAAACACCAGGCCGGCGAGCAGGGAAGTGAATGCAAGCATGGCGGTTCCTTAGATTTTGAAGAGATGCCGAATCACGAACACGGTGGCAAAGCCGGCTGCCATGAAGCAGGCGGTGGCGACCAGCGAGCGCGGCGACAGTCGAGCCAGGCCGCAGACACCGTGCCCGCTGGTGCAGCCCGAGCCGTAGCGCGTTCCCACGCCGACCAGCAGGCCGGCGGCGATGAGGGCGGCGTAATCCGCATCAATCTGTGGCACGGGCAGCCGCTGGAACAGCCCGTACACCAGCGGCGCGCCGACCAGGCCGAGCACGAATGCCGCCCGCCAGGCGATGTCGCCCTTGACGGGCTTGAGCAGTCCGCCCAGCACGCCGCTGATGCCGGCAATGCGTCCGTTGAGCAGCAGGAACAGGGCGGCAGCCAGCCCGATCAGGGCGCCGCCGGCCAGGGCCGGCCACGGCGTGAAAGCAGTCCAGTCAATCATCATGATGCCTCCTTCGGGCAGTAAAGGCGATGCAGCACCGCCACGATGTCCAGCATGGCCGGGTCGGCCACGCTGTAGTAGATGTTCTTGCCCTGGCGCCTGGTGTTCACCACGCCTTCGGCGCGCAGCACGCCGAGTTGCTGCGACAGCGTCGGCTGGCGGATGCCCAGTTGCGCCTCCAGTTCGCTGACGCACATCTCGCCTTGCGAGAGCTGGCACAGCAGCAGCAGCCGGTCTTCATTGGCCAGCAGCTTCAGGGCGGCAACCGCCTGGGCCGCGCCCTGGCGCAAGGTATCGGTATCAATCACGGGGTGGGCGAGTGTCATCAGGGTGCTTGCAAGGTTTAAGTTGACTTCATTATATCAATCAATATAATATCAAGCAATACATTGAAGAGGTTCACATGCACGCCCAAACCGCCACCCAGGCTTTTTTCGATCCCATCACCTGGACCGTCACCTATGTGGTCTGGGACAAGGCCAGCCGCCACGCGGCGGTGATTGACCCGGTGCTCGACTACGATTTCAAGTCCGGCCACACCCACACCGGTTCGGCTGACCGGGTGCTGGCCTATGTGCAGGAAAACCGCCTGCAGCTGGACTGGATTCTTGAAACCCATGCCCATGCCGACCACCTGTCGGGCGCGCAATACCTGCAGCAGCGCATCGGCGGGCGCATTGCCATCGGCGAGCACATCCGCGATGTGCAGACGGTCTTCAGCAGGATGTTCAACTTTGAACGCAGCTTCATGCCCGACGGCAAGCAGTTCGACCATCTGTTCAAGGACGGCGAGACCTTCATGATCGGCGGGGTCGAGGCCACGGCCCTGCTCGTGCCGGGCCACACACCGGCCGACATGGCGTACCGGGTCGAGGGCGCGGTGTTTGTCGGCGACACGCTGTTCATGCCCGACGTGGGCACGGCCCGCGCTGATTTCCCGGGCGGCGATGCCCATCAGCTCTACCGCTCCATCCACCGCATCCTGCAACTGCCGCCGCAAACCGTGATCTACGTCTGCCACGACTACCCGCCGGCATCGCGCGAACCCGAATGGCAAACCACGGTGGCCGAGCAGCGCGCCCGCAACATCCATGTGCGCGACGGCATCGGCGAAGACGAATTTGTCGCCATGCGCACCGCCCGCGATAGCGCGCTGGAGATGCCGACGCTGATCCTGCCGTCGATCCAGGTCAACGTGCGCGCCGGGCAGATGCCGCCGCCCGACGACAACGGCATTGCCTACCTGCGCATTCCGCTCAATGCATTGCCGGTTCGCCGCTAGGCCGGCGACAACGGTTTTTTGAGCCGCTCCACCAGGTACTCCGCAAAGCCCTCGGTCGCGGGCGACGCCACCCGGTGCGCCGGCCGGTACAGGCAGACCTGGCGCATGGCCTCGGGCTCCACGATGCGGCGCATCACCAGGCCCTGGCGCTTGGCCCAGGGCGCGACGTAGGCGGGCGACAGCGTGGCGGCCAGGCCTGCGGCGGCCAGGCCGAGCGCCGTGGAGATGTTGTCCACCACATCGTGCGGGCTGATGCGCTCGACGTCTGGCAGGCCCGCGCTCATTTGCGCCACGCTGAGTTCGTGGTCGCGCCCCGCCGTGACCAGCGCATGCGGGCGCAAATCGCTCCATTGCAGCACCCGCTTGGCCGCCAGCGGATGGCCTTTGGCGCACCACAACACCCAGGGGCTGCTGAACAGGCTGGTGCGCAGCACGTTGTCGCTGCTCTGGCGGTCCGGGCCGACGGCCAGATCGACCTCGCCGCTGGCCACCATGTCGGTAAGCTGCTCCACCGCCGCGTCGCGGATGCGCACGACGAGCTTGGGGCGGTCCTGGCTGTAGGCCTGGATGAGGGGCGGCAGGATGGCGCTGGCAATCACCATCGGGGCCGCCACCCGCACCAGCCCGGCGGCCCGGTTGCGCAGGTCGGAGGCGGCCACTTCGGCCAGGCGCAGGTGCCTGAGCACGGTCTGGGCCGAGCCGCAGAACTCCTTGCCCGCCGCCGACAACGCGACCTTGCGCGTGCTGCGGTCGAACAGCCTGAAGCCCAGGCTGGACTCCAGCTCGACCACCAACTGGCTGACTGCCGAAGGCGTCAGCGCCAGCCGGTCGGCGGCGGCGGTAAAGCTCAGCACATCGGCCACGGTGACGAAGGCATCGAGCTGGCGCAGGGTGTAGCGGGGCAAGGACATGGGCTGATTATGAAGAAAACCTAAGCAATAGAGCAATATTTATCGTTTGTTGCCGTGCGCGACCTCCTGCAAACTGCGGCGCTCTTGATGCCCAAAACTAGCAAGGAGACACCGGCATGCTGACCCCCGATATCCACCAGGCCCTGGCCCGCGAGCTGCACCAGGCGGAAAAGACCCGCGTGCAGGTCGGGCATTTCTCCAGGCGCTACCCCGGCATGGAGATCGCCGACAGCTACGCCATCCAGCGCGCCTGGGTGCAGATCAAGCTGGGCGAGGGCCGCAAGATTCTGGGCCACAAGATCGGCCTGACCTCGCGCGCCATGCAGATTTCCTCGCAGATCACCGAGCCCGACTACGGCGCCATGCTGGATGACATGCTGTTCGCCGAAGGCGCCGACATCCCGCTGCAGCGCTTCATCCTGCCGCGCGTCGAGGTCGAGCTGGCCTTCATCCTCGGCAAGCCCTTGCGCGGCCCGAACGTGACGATTTTTGACGTGCTGGCCGCCACCGACTACGTGGTGCCCGCGCTGGAGATCATCGACGCCCGCATCGAGCAACTCGACCGCGTGACCCAAGCCCCGCGCACCGTGCTCGACACCATCGCCGACAACGCCGCCAATGCCGGCATCGTGATGGGCGGGCGCCCGGTCAGGCCCGACGCGGTGGACCTGCGCTGGAGCGGCGCGCTGCTCTACAAGAACGGCGTGATCGAGGAAAGCGGCCTGGCCGCCGCCGTGCTGAACCATCCGGCCAACGGCGTCGCCTGGCTGGCCAACAAGCTCAGCGCCCATGGCGAGGGCCTGGCGGCGGGCGAGGTGGTGCTGGGCGGCTCCTTCACGCGCCCGGTGGCCGGGGCGGCGGGCGACACCTTCCACGCCGACTACGGCCCGCTGGGCGCGATCTCCTTTCGCTTCATGTAAGGCACCAACCCATGCAAACTCCTGACAATTTATTCAAGCAGGCCCTGGCCCGTGGCGAAGCGCAAATCGGTCTGTGGCAGGCCCTGGCCGACCCCTATGCGGCTGAACTCTGCGCGGGCAGTGGCTTCGACTGGCTGCTGCTCGACGGCGAGCACGCGCCCAACGACCTGCGCAGCCTGCTGGGCGCGCTGCAAAGCGTGGCGGCTTACCCGACGCACCCGGTGGTGCGGGTTCCGCACGGCGACGCGGCGCTGATCAAGCAGGTGCTGGACATCGGCGCCACCACCTTGCTGGTGCCCATGGTCGAATCGGCCGAGCAGGCGACTGCGCTGGTGCGCGCCATGCGCTACCCGCCGCAGGGCGTGCGCGGCGTGGGCAGCGCCATCGCCCGCTCGGCGCGCTGGTCGCGCTATCCGAACTACCTGCACGAGGCCAATCAGCGCGTCTGCCTGCTGGTGCAGGTCGAATCGCTGGCCGCCTTGCAGCAGATCGACGCGATTGCGGCGGTCGAGGGGGTGGATGGCGTGTTCATCGGCCCGGCCGATTTGTCGGCCTCCATGGGCTACCTGGGCCAGCCCGCGCACCCGCAAGTGCGCGCTGCCATCGACCAGTCCATTGGCCGCATCCTGCACGCCGGCAAGGCGCCGGGCATCCTGTGCGCCGACGAAGCGCTGGCGCGGCACTACCTGGCGCTGGGCGCGCGCTTTGTCGCGGTGGGGGTGGACACCTCCTTGCTGGTGCGGGCGACTGCCGCGCTGGCGGCGCAGTTTAAAAATGCTGCGCCGGTGCCGGCCGCTGGCGGGGCGTACTGACATGCTGCTCGAATCCCTGCGCGCCGCCTTCAGCGGCCGCCTGCTCACCGGGGCGGACGCGGCTCCTTTCCTGACCGACTTTCGCGGCAAGTGGACCGGCCAGGCGCTGGCCGTGGCGCAGCCCGACAACGCCGAAGAGGTGGCGAGAGTCGTCGCCTGGTGCCACGCCCATCGCGTGCCGGTGGTGCCGCAGGGTGGCAACACCGGCTTGTCGGGCGGCTCGGTGCCGAATATGGCCCCCACGCTCGGCACTGGCGTGTCCTCACTGCCCCCCGAGGGGGCGAACCCCGCCTTGGGGCGGCCCGGCGGCGGGGTTGCCCAGCCACAGTCGTTGCCGGTTGTTTTGTCGTTAACCCGCCTGAACCGGATACGCGCCATCGACCCCCTGAACAACACCCTCGTGGCCGAGGCCGGCGTGACCCTGCTGCAGGTGCAGGAGGCGGCCAAGAACGCCGGGCGCCTGTTCCCGCTGAGCCTGGCGGCCGAGGGCAGCTGCACCATAGGCGGCAACCTGGCCACCAACGCCGGCGGCGTGCAGGTGCTGCGCTACGGCAACGCCCGCGAGTTGTGCCTGGGGCTGGAGGTGGTGACGGCCGAGGGCGAGCTGTGGAACGGCCTGCGCACCCTGCGCAAGGACAACACCGGCTACGACCTGCGCGACCTGTACATCGGCTCGGAGGGCACGCTGGGCGTGATCACCGCCGCCGCGCTCAAGCTGTTCCCGCTGCCCGCCGCGCAGGTGGTGGCGCTGGTGGCCGTGCCCAGCCCGCAACAGGCGCTGGATCTGCTGACCCTGGCGCAAGCCCGCCTGGGCGCGGGCCTCACGGCATTTGAAATCCTCAGCGACACCTGCATGGACCTGGTGCTGCAGCACATCCCCGGCACGCGCCGCCCGCTGGCCGAGGCTTCGCCCTGGTATGTGCTGCTGGAGTTGTCCGCCACCACGGACGAGGCACAGGCCGCACAAGCCATGGAAGGCCTGTTGGAGGCCGCCATGGAAAGCGAATGGGTGACGGACGCCGCGCTTTCCACCAGCCTGGCCCAGTTCGAGGCGCTGTGGGCGCTGCGCGAGAACATCTCCGAAGCGCAGGGCGCCGAGGGCAAGACCATCAAGCACGACATCGCGCTGCCGATTTCGCGCATCCCCGAATTCGTGGCCAGGGCCGATGCGGCCATCGCCAGCGCGTTTCCCGAAGTGCGGCTGGTGGTGTTCGGCCACCTGGGCGACGGCAACCTGCACTACAACGTCTCGCCCCCGGCCCAACAGGCCGGCCTCGACAGTTCGGCGGGCCGCACCGGGCCGGAGCACGCGGCCGCGTTTGTGGCGCTGGAAGGCCCGTTGAGCCGGCTGGTGCACGACGCGGTACACGCGTTCGACGGTTCGATCTCGGCCGAGCACGGCCTGGGCGTGCTGCGCCGCGACGAGTCGGCCCGCTACAAGTCGCCGCTGGAGCTGCAGCTGATGCGGCGCATCAAGCAGGCGCTGGACCCGCTGGGGCTGATGAACCCCGGAAAACTGCTGAAATTTGAATCAAATCGGCCTTTTCCGCACACCCTGTCTGCGCAAGCAGCTATTAATTAAGGAGCAAACCGTGTTGACAGAAAACCTCACCGTGGCGGGCCACAGCGTCTCGCCGCTGCACTACATCAACGGCCAGCGCGTGGCCTCCAGCCCGCGTTTTGACCTGCACAGCCCGATTGACCAAAGCCTGCTGGGCCAGGTCTGCGAAGGCGGGGCCGAGCAGGTGCAGGCCGCCATCGCCGCAGCGCAAAACGCCTTTCCGGCCTGGTCGGCCCTGACAGCCGTCGAGCGCAAGCCTTACCTGGACCGCTTTACCTTTGAAATCGGCCAGCGCGCCGAGGCCTTCTGCCAGCTCGAATCGACCGACGCCGGCGTGCTGCTGTCGCGCATGGCGCACGGTGTGGTGCCGCGCGCCATGCTCAACATCAGCTGGTTCGCCGAGCACGCGCTGACGCTGCAAGACCGCCCCATCGAGACCGAGCAGGCCACCCATCTCGTGCGCCACGACCCGGCGGGTGTGGTCGTCATCATCACGCCGTGGAACGCACCGCTGATGCTGGCCACCTGGAAACTCGGCCCGGCGCTGGCGGCGGGCAACACGGTGATCGTCAAGCCGCCCGAGTGGGCGCCGCTGACCAGCAGCCTGCTGGCCGACTGCGCCCATGCCGCCGGGCTGCCGCCGGGCGTGTTCAACATCGTGCAGGGCAGCGGCGCCAACACCGGCGCCAAGCTGGTGTCTGACCCGCGTCTGGCGCGTGTGTCGTTTACCGGCTCGGTGCCCACCGCCAAATGGATTGCCCAGGCGGCCGGCGCGAATCTCGTGCCCTGCAGCCTGGAACTCGGCGGCAAGTCGCCCTTCATCGTGCTGCAAGACGCCGACATCGACAACGCCGCCGCCACCGGCGCGCTGATGTACCGCAACGCCGGCCAGGTCTGCCTGGCGGGCACGCGCTTTCTGGTGCACAGCCAGGTGCGCGACGCGTTTGTGGCCGCGATGCGCGGCTATGTGGACAAGCTCAAGGTCGGCGATCCGCGCGACGCCGCCACCGAGGTCGGCCCCATCATCCACCCGCGCCAGGTCGAGCGCGTGCAGGGCTTTGTCGAATGCGCGCTGGCCGACGGCGCCGAGCTGCTGTGGGGCGGCGCGCCGCATCCCTTCGGCGCGCAGTATTACCAGCCGACCATGCTGACGAATCTGCGCCAGGACAGCGAGATCGTGCAGAACGAGGTCTTCGGCCCGGTGCTGACCCTGCAAACCTTCGACAGCGATGAGGAGCTGGTCGCCATGGCCAACGGCACCGACTACGGCCTGGGCGGCGTCTGCTACGGCGAGGTGGCGCACGCCACGGCGATTGCGCAGCAGGTGCGCACCGGCTTCATCTGGGTCAACAGCTTCGGCATCCGCGACCTGGCCGCGCCGTTTGGCGGCATCAAGCGCTCAGGTGTGGGCCGCGAAGGCGGCGACTGGAGCTTTGAATTCTTCTGCGACATCAAGGACGTGGTGGTGCCGAAAAAGCCCTTCCGCGCCAGTTTCAGCCAGCGCTGAGATTTTTCATGCAAAAACAGCTATTTACGCAGGTACAGCATGCACGGACAGCTATCAAATAAGGAGTATTTCATGGGACATATCGTGGGCGCAGCCCTGGTTTCACACCACCCCGGCCTGATGCAATGCGAGGAATTTCGCGTGCTGATGGGCGCGGGCTCGGACTCCGACCTCATCCCCGGCTATGCCCGGCTGCGCGAGAAAATCGCCGCCGCCAAGCCCGATGTGGTGATGATCCTCGACTCGCACTGGTTCACCACCGGCTATCACATGGTGGACGGCGCGGCGCGCTACCAGGGCAGCTACATTTCGGACGAAATGCCCTGGTATCTGCACGGCGTGCCTTACGACTACCGCGGCCACCCCGAGCTGGCGCTGGCGATTGAAGCCGTGTCCAGGGAGCAGGGCGGCTACAACCGCGCCATCAACCACCCCGAGTTGGGCCGGCAGTACGCCACCATCAACCTGGTCAAGCAACTGGGCCTGGAACTGGCGGACATCCCCGTCGTTACCGTCAGCTCCTGCCAGAACTGCGACTGGCCGCACTTTCTGCAGTCAGGCGAGTCCATCGGCGAGGCCATCCGCCGCAGCGGCTTGCGCGTGGTGCTGCTGGCGTCCGGCGCGCTGAGCCACAAGTTCAACCCGATTGACTGGAAACCGAACCATCCGCGCATCTTCCACGAGAGCAATGTGTCGCGGCCCGAGAACATCGCCAGCGACAAGGGCGCCATCGCGCTGATGGAGCAAGGCCGCCACGACAGCGTGCTGGAGCGCTGGCAGGACGAGTACCGAAAGATGCCGTGGGAAGCCTTTGGCGCGCACTACCTGCAGATGCTGGGTGCCATGGGCGGGGCGGCTTGCCGGGCCAAGGGCGAAGCGTTGTCAGCCTATGAAAACGCACGCGGCACCGGAAACATCCACATCTGGTTTGACCAGGAGACCGCATGAACTTCGAATTCCCCCTGAAAGAACTCCCGGCCGTGATGCGCGGCCCGCGCGTGGAGCGCCGCCGCGTGCTGGTAGGCGGCAGCGCCTGCTGGGGCACGATCATCGAAGACGGCGCCGACCAGGGCCTGCTGCGCCTGGACGACAGCCGCGTGGTGAACCCGGCCGAGGCGCAGCATTTGCCGCCGGTGGCGCCCAGCAAGATCATCGCCGTGCACATCTCCTACAGCTCGCGCAGCTTCGAGACGCGCAATAGTCCCAAGCCGACCGAAACGCCGACCTACTTCACCAAGCCGCCGACCTCGGTCAACGGCCATGGCTGCGAAATCCTGAAACCGGCCGACAGCCTGTACCTGAACTACGAGGGCGAGTACGCCGTGGTCATCGGCAAGACCTGCCGCAACGTGCTGCCCGACGAAGCCTGGGACTATATCGAGGGCTTTTGCCCGGCGCTGGACATGGGCCTGCAAAACTACCGCGACACCGACCAGGGCAGCATGCTGCGCGTCAAGGGCGCCGACACCCTGCTGCCCATCGGCCCCGGCATCGTCAAGGGCGTCAACCTGTTCGAGCAGACCCTGCGCACCTACCGCAATGGGCTGGTGGTGCAGGAAGCCCACATCGGCGACGAGACCATCTGGGGGCCGCACTACGTGATTGCCGACATTGCCCGCCACATCACGCTGCTGCCCGGCGACGTGATTTTGATGGGTACGCCGTGCCACTCGCGCTCGGTCGATCCGGGCGACCTGGTGGAGTGCGAGATCACCGGGCTGGGGCGCCTGGCAGGCACGGTGGTGGCGATTCCCGCGCCGCGCGCCTCGGCCCTGGGCGTGGGGCACCAGCCCACCGACAGCCCCGAGGTGCGCCGCGTGGCGTTTGGTTTTGATGAACGGGTGCCCGAGCGCTTCAAGGACAACTATGCCGCCGCCGCCAAAGGAGTGAAGCCATGAAGGTCGCCATCGTGGGCGTCGGTGCCATAGGCGGCTTCATCGGCGCGCGCCTGGCTGCGGCCGGGCAATGCGATGTCAGCGCCCTCGCGCAGGGCGCCACACTCGCCGCAATGCGCGAGCACGGCTGGCGCCTGCATCAGGGCGGCCAGTTGCTTCAAGCGCCCGCCAGGGTTTCGGACACCGCCGCCGAGCTGGGCCGGCAGGACTTGGTGATCGTCGCGCTCAAGGGGCCGGTGCTGCCGCAACTCGCGCCCACCATTGCTGAGCTGATCGGTCCCGATACGGTGGTGCTGCCCGCCATGAACGGCGTGCCGTGGTGGTTTGGCATGGGCACGGCCCTGGGCGA
This DNA window, taken from Polaromonas hydrogenivorans, encodes the following:
- a CDS encoding YeeE/YedE family protein, which encodes MLAFTSLLAGLVFGIGLMISGMANPAKVLGFLDLSGRWDPSLALVMGGAVAVSAVAFSIARRRNASLLGAALKLPTARQIDRRLVIGSTLFGIGWGIAGFCPGPALVALGMGEAKAVVFVVAMLAGMGLFELVEWKKQSPALRTR
- the rpe gene encoding ribulose-phosphate 3-epimerase codes for the protein MPKTLPTYRIAPSLLSADFARLGDELKAVIAGGADWIHFDVMDNHYVPNLTFGPMICQALKPHAKRADGTAVPIDVHLMVQPVDSLAAAFADAGADLISFHPEASSHVHRSVQAIKAKGCKAGLVFNPATPLDVLDWTIDDIDLILIMSVNPGFGGQSFIDSALRKIEQARKRIDASGRDIRLEVDGGIKIDNIRRVADAGADTFVAGSAIFGKPDYKAVIDAMRGALQA
- a CDS encoding ArsR/SmtB family transcription factor; this translates as MTLAHPVIDTDTLRQGAAQAVAALKLLANEDRLLLLCQLSQGEMCVSELEAQLGIRQPTLSQQLGVLRAEGVVNTRRQGKNIYYSVADPAMLDIVAVLHRLYCPKEAS
- a CDS encoding MBL fold metallo-hydrolase, encoding MHAQTATQAFFDPITWTVTYVVWDKASRHAAVIDPVLDYDFKSGHTHTGSADRVLAYVQENRLQLDWILETHAHADHLSGAQYLQQRIGGRIAIGEHIRDVQTVFSRMFNFERSFMPDGKQFDHLFKDGETFMIGGVEATALLVPGHTPADMAYRVEGAVFVGDTLFMPDVGTARADFPGGDAHQLYRSIHRILQLPPQTVIYVCHDYPPASREPEWQTTVAEQRARNIHVRDGIGEDEFVAMRTARDSALEMPTLILPSIQVNVRAGQMPPPDDNGIAYLRIPLNALPVRR
- a CDS encoding FAD-binding oxidoreductase produces the protein MLLESLRAAFSGRLLTGADAAPFLTDFRGKWTGQALAVAQPDNAEEVARVVAWCHAHRVPVVPQGGNTGLSGGSVPNMAPTLGTGVSSLPPEGANPALGRPGGGVAQPQSLPVVLSLTRLNRIRAIDPLNNTLVAEAGVTLLQVQEAAKNAGRLFPLSLAAEGSCTIGGNLATNAGGVQVLRYGNARELCLGLEVVTAEGELWNGLRTLRKDNTGYDLRDLYIGSEGTLGVITAAALKLFPLPAAQVVALVAVPSPQQALDLLTLAQARLGAGLTAFEILSDTCMDLVLQHIPGTRRPLAEASPWYVLLELSATTDEAQAAQAMEGLLEAAMESEWVTDAALSTSLAQFEALWALRENISEAQGAEGKTIKHDIALPISRIPEFVARADAAIASAFPEVRLVVFGHLGDGNLHYNVSPPAQQAGLDSSAGRTGPEHAAAFVALEGPLSRLVHDAVHAFDGSISAEHGLGVLRRDESARYKSPLELQLMRRIKQALDPLGLMNPGKLLKFESNRPFPHTLSAQAAIN
- a CDS encoding DUF599 domain-containing protein, which encodes MTSTATWLAAVATVATLLLYEAAVVLAQRHTPERLARSAHASLREEWFTAVSGHPGSEILAVQTLRNSLMSATMTASTAVLGLMGTVTLAAPYLRSSLGDAGAGGLAFTPRLALELMLMTLLFASLVCSAMAVRYYNHASFICAMPVGSAPRQRWSASGTAYVRRAGLLYSWGLRHLVMVAPIVVFIVHPFAGPVAAIVVVAVLRSFDRVSSASAASSDLA
- a CDS encoding LysR family transcriptional regulator — translated: MSLPRYTLRQLDAFVTVADVLSFTAAADRLALTPSAVSQLVVELESSLGFRLFDRSTRKVALSAAGKEFCGSAQTVLRHLRLAEVAASDLRNRAAGLVRVAAPMVIASAILPPLIQAYSQDRPKLVVRIRDAAVEQLTDMVASGEVDLAVGPDRQSSDNVLRTSLFSSPWVLWCAKGHPLAAKRVLQWSDLRPHALVTAGRDHELSVAQMSAGLPDVERISPHDVVDNISTALGLAAAGLAATLSPAYVAPWAKRQGLVMRRIVEPEAMRQVCLYRPAHRVASPATEGFAEYLVERLKKPLSPA
- the hpaI gene encoding 4-hydroxy-2-oxoheptanedioate aldolase: MQTPDNLFKQALARGEAQIGLWQALADPYAAELCAGSGFDWLLLDGEHAPNDLRSLLGALQSVAAYPTHPVVRVPHGDAALIKQVLDIGATTLLVPMVESAEQATALVRAMRYPPQGVRGVGSAIARSARWSRYPNYLHEANQRVCLLVQVESLAALQQIDAIAAVEGVDGVFIGPADLSASMGYLGQPAHPQVRAAIDQSIGRILHAGKAPGILCADEALARHYLALGARFVAVGVDTSLLVRATAALAAQFKNAAPVPAAGGAY
- the apaG gene encoding Co2+/Mg2+ efflux protein ApaG: MSKYQFSCEVLPQYLPEQSAPEHGLYGFSYTVTVTNTGEVAAQLISRHWIISDANGHNEEVKGLGVVGQQPLLKPGESFQYTSGSRLRTPSGTMHGSYFFVAEDGERFEVVVPLFVLEAMNGSSPSGRVLH
- a CDS encoding YeeE/YedE family protein, producing the protein MMIDWTAFTPWPALAGGALIGLAAALFLLLNGRIAGISGVLGGLLKPVKGDIAWRAAFVLGLVGAPLVYGLFQRLPVPQIDADYAALIAAGLLVGVGTRYGSGCTSGHGVCGLARLSPRSLVATACFMAAGFATVFVIRHLFKI
- the hpaH gene encoding 2-oxo-hept-4-ene-1,7-dioate hydratase produces the protein MLTPDIHQALARELHQAEKTRVQVGHFSRRYPGMEIADSYAIQRAWVQIKLGEGRKILGHKIGLTSRAMQISSQITEPDYGAMLDDMLFAEGADIPLQRFILPRVEVELAFILGKPLRGPNVTIFDVLAATDYVVPALEIIDARIEQLDRVTQAPRTVLDTIADNAANAGIVMGGRPVRPDAVDLRWSGALLYKNGVIEESGLAAAVLNHPANGVAWLANKLSAHGEGLAAGEVVLGGSFTRPVAGAAGDTFHADYGPLGAISFRFM